The proteins below come from a single Chryseobacterium bernardetii genomic window:
- a CDS encoding HNH endonuclease, producing MERYIQMDFGYAYNLAGHLKKKILENNQDDYILDFIDLDLEKAVKPNTNTILHTYIKNELFFEIEYIGQKGDPDTLAPEWESLLKAYKCKIKKKKKKSSEYIHYLEHEIKKYLIPKIANETFQLLFGDRMFCLSFNKLIADYIKDLKTEDFPAYLKSDGKVKRCSYFPTWVQKAVFLRDRGCCAICLNDLSGLLKTDFNKELDHIVPLNLGGVNDISNLQLLCKKCNNKKLGNKIITSKFYPVYFPVEI from the coding sequence ATGGAAAGATATATCCAGATGGATTTTGGTTATGCTTATAATTTAGCAGGTCACCTAAAGAAAAAAATATTGGAAAATAATCAAGATGATTATATTCTTGATTTTATTGATTTAGACTTGGAAAAAGCAGTTAAGCCAAATACAAATACAATACTACATACATATATAAAAAACGAGTTGTTTTTTGAAATTGAATATATTGGACAAAAGGGTGATCCTGATACCTTAGCTCCTGAGTGGGAAAGTCTGCTTAAAGCTTATAAATGTAAAATTAAAAAGAAGAAAAAGAAAAGTTCTGAATATATACACTATTTGGAGCATGAAATAAAAAAATATTTAATTCCCAAAATAGCTAATGAAACATTTCAATTATTATTTGGCGATAGAATGTTTTGTCTTTCATTTAATAAGTTAATTGCAGATTATATTAAAGATCTTAAAACAGAAGATTTTCCAGCTTATTTAAAAAGTGATGGAAAAGTAAAACGTTGCAGTTATTTCCCAACTTGGGTGCAAAAAGCAGTTTTTTTAAGAGATCGAGGATGTTGTGCTATTTGTTTGAATGATTTGAGCGGACTCCTAAAAACTGATTTTAATAAAGAATTAGATCATATTGTTCCTTTAAATTTAGGTGGAGTTAATGATATATCTAATCTGCAATTGCTTTGTAAAAAATGCAATAATAAAAAGTTAGGTAATAAGATTATTACTTCAAAATTTTATCCGGTATATTTTCCTGTTGAGATTTAG
- a CDS encoding helix-turn-helix domain-containing protein produces MNESLDEIERYVIKRVKEIRESKSITQEELSLSIGKNIGFISQIEAPSKKAKYNLIHLNLIAIALGCSIKDFLPDEPIRDNKYDIKAIKSKKS; encoded by the coding sequence ATGAATGAATCATTAGACGAAATAGAAAGATATGTTATAAAACGTGTTAAAGAAATACGAGAATCAAAGAGCATTACCCAAGAGGAACTCTCTCTTTCTATTGGGAAGAATATTGGATTTATTTCACAGATAGAAGCTCCTTCTAAAAAAGCTAAGTATAATCTAATACATTTAAATTTAATTGCAATAGCTTTAGGATGCTCCATTAAGGATTTTCTTCCTGATGAACCGATCCGAGATAATAAATACGATATTAAAGCAATTAAAAGTAAAAAATCCTGA
- a CDS encoding RNA polymerase sigma factor, whose translation MKKKHFLPRMLTDHQLYELMKKGNPTALEHIHLRHKRLLFWVGFQVLKDDFVVDTIVQDTFLKLWLHRDSIETPDHITGFLRFVMKRDCIAYLSAPRNKFTRLMASLDSFENYQDYLAGYDPLKNKEYLYSQESDQKKFDEIIKVLPVLNPKRKHLIELCLEYGFQFKPIAEAMGSSVTSISTEVSRAINDLRKILKVTSFEPPQEKTFNEEEQSEKLSSQQLEIIKKRFEQKSSFAVIAKELKLPEKEVQREFLNAYQHLQNQNRSKIPL comes from the coding sequence ATGAAGAAAAAACACTTTCTGCCCCGAATGTTGACTGATCATCAGTTATATGAACTGATGAAAAAAGGCAATCCCACCGCTCTCGAACACATCCATCTGCGCCACAAGAGACTTCTTTTCTGGGTTGGATTTCAGGTGCTTAAGGATGATTTTGTAGTGGACACTATTGTTCAAGATACGTTCCTTAAATTGTGGCTACACCGCGACAGCATTGAAACACCTGATCATATTACAGGCTTTTTACGCTTTGTGATGAAAAGGGATTGTATAGCGTATCTCAGTGCTCCCAGAAATAAATTCACGCGCTTAATGGCTTCTCTTGACAGTTTTGAGAATTATCAGGATTATCTTGCAGGTTATGATCCTCTGAAGAATAAAGAATATTTATATAGCCAGGAATCCGACCAAAAAAAATTCGATGAAATCATAAAGGTCTTACCCGTTTTGAATCCTAAAAGAAAACACCTGATAGAACTTTGTCTAGAATATGGTTTTCAGTTCAAACCTATCGCAGAAGCTATGGGAAGCAGTGTGACAAGCATAAGCACGGAGGTGAGCAGAGCCATAAATGATCTTCGTAAAATTCTTAAAGTTACTTCATTTGAGCCACCACAAGAAAAAACTTTCAATGAAGAAGAGCAGTCAGAAAAACTCAGCAGTCAGCAACTCGAGATTATCAAAAAACGGTTTGAACAGAAATCCTCTTTTGCAGTGATTGCAAAAGAACTCAAACTGCCGGAAAAAGAAGTCCAACGGGAATTTCTGAACGCCTATCAGCACCTGCAAAATCAAAACCGTTCTAAAATACCGCTTTAA
- a CDS encoding toprim domain-containing protein — protein MNCKQFNSISLEEVLLSLGHLPTKQNEKEAWYLNPFASESQASFKLNKRLNAWYLHSEGIGGNNTDFMKKYLKTSVNEVLDWAKKQNFSSFHQQAQVKKSEPNYRIDEILGLQNPNLKQYLQGRGLSPKIYDYIKEVRFTIGEKKLYAIGFENLSGGFELRNSFYKGSLLKKDISIFNLNSNVQNILNFQDKNVKGVAVFEGFMDALSFIEMQKSFSGEILVMNSIALLNKSIEHLKNYSDINLFLDNDNAGMKCKSLIIKSFPEAKDHSSAYSNHKDLNEFLMHRINNDVSINLGKNSIKFSEADKTEERKPEPEIRNSNGFKMKR, from the coding sequence ATGAACTGCAAACAATTTAACAGCATATCGTTGGAAGAAGTCCTCCTTTCTCTCGGACACCTTCCCACGAAACAAAATGAAAAAGAAGCTTGGTATCTCAACCCCTTTGCCAGCGAATCCCAAGCCTCATTTAAATTAAATAAAAGACTTAATGCTTGGTATCTTCATTCAGAAGGAATAGGCGGTAATAACACCGATTTTATGAAGAAATATTTAAAGACCTCGGTAAATGAAGTTTTGGACTGGGCGAAAAAACAAAATTTTTCTTCTTTTCATCAGCAAGCACAGGTGAAAAAGTCAGAACCAAATTACAGAATTGATGAAATACTGGGTCTCCAAAATCCAAACCTAAAACAATATTTGCAGGGACGTGGATTAAGTCCTAAAATCTATGATTATATAAAAGAAGTACGATTTACAATCGGAGAAAAGAAACTCTACGCAATTGGCTTCGAGAATTTATCCGGAGGCTTTGAGCTTCGCAATTCTTTTTATAAAGGTTCATTGTTGAAAAAGGATATTTCAATATTTAATCTCAATAGTAATGTACAGAATATATTAAATTTTCAAGATAAAAATGTAAAAGGTGTAGCAGTTTTTGAAGGCTTTATGGATGCCTTATCTTTTATAGAAATGCAGAAATCTTTCTCAGGAGAAATTCTCGTAATGAATTCCATTGCTCTTTTAAACAAATCCATAGAACATTTGAAAAATTATTCTGATATCAATCTTTTTTTAGATAATGATAATGCAGGGATGAAATGTAAGTCTTTAATCATAAAATCTTTTCCAGAAGCAAAAGATCATTCGAGTGCCTATTCAAACCATAAAGATCTGAACGAATTTTTGATGCATCGGATAAACAATGATGTCTCGATTAACTTAGGTAAGAATTCTATAAAATTTTCTGAAGCTGATAAAACAGAAGAGAGAAAGCCGGAACCAGAAATTAGAAACTCAAATGGTTTTAAAATGAAACGTTGA
- a CDS encoding helix-turn-helix domain-containing protein, with product MDSNEISFENLPRAVAHLVSEIAEIKFLVERKEVPMISQKRVPIDIDAACQLIGKAKPTVYTLVRTRKIPCYKNGKKLYFFEDELLDWISKGKKKTLQEIQSEAEANFRKNSQKPNIGSNQNLLR from the coding sequence ATGGATAGTAACGAAATTTCATTTGAAAACCTGCCACGGGCAGTCGCACATTTAGTTAGCGAAATCGCAGAGATTAAGTTTCTTGTAGAAAGAAAAGAAGTTCCTATGATTTCTCAAAAGAGAGTTCCGATTGACATTGATGCAGCTTGCCAATTAATTGGCAAAGCAAAACCAACTGTCTACACATTGGTCAGAACCCGAAAAATTCCCTGTTATAAAAATGGGAAGAAACTTTATTTTTTTGAAGATGAACTTTTAGACTGGATTTCGAAAGGTAAAAAGAAAACTCTACAGGAAATTCAATCAGAAGCGGAAGCCAACTTTAGGAAAAATTCGCAAAAGCCAAATATAGGTTCTAATCAAAATCTATTAAGATGA